Proteins encoded in a region of the Stieleria neptunia genome:
- a CDS encoding histidine phosphatase family protein has product MIRSATLTRVLLIRPGATDFDDQGRMKGCLDMPLSSRGAEQAALLAKELASVSVKTIYSSPCESARETAKRLADEQRAAGREVKVKIIDAFKNLDHGLWHGKLIDEVRRNHPKVYRQGVERPDEFCPPGGEPVAGAKARVDKALRKCLKKGRDNVVAMVIPEPLASVVQCLLSGEDLASVWKSETDSASWSMIETEM; this is encoded by the coding sequence ATGATTCGTTCCGCAACGTTGACCCGGGTGTTGTTGATTCGCCCCGGCGCGACCGATTTTGATGACCAGGGCCGCATGAAGGGTTGCCTGGACATGCCGCTGAGCAGCCGTGGCGCCGAACAGGCCGCGTTGCTGGCCAAGGAGCTCGCCAGCGTCAGCGTGAAGACGATTTATTCGTCTCCCTGTGAATCGGCACGTGAGACCGCCAAACGGCTCGCAGACGAACAGCGGGCGGCCGGGCGTGAAGTCAAAGTCAAAATCATCGATGCCTTCAAGAACCTCGATCACGGCCTCTGGCACGGCAAGCTGATCGATGAAGTGCGACGCAACCACCCCAAGGTCTACCGCCAAGGGGTCGAGCGGCCCGATGAGTTTTGCCCGCCCGGCGGTGAACCCGTCGCCGGGGCCAAGGCACGCGTCGACAAGGCGCTCCGCAAGTGCCTGAAAAAAGGCCGCGACAACGTCGTCGCCATGGTGATCCCCGAACCGCTCGCCTCGGTCGTCCAGTGCCTGCTCAGCGGAGAAGACCTGGCCAGCGTCTGGAAGAGCGAAACTGACTCGGCATCCTGGTCGATGATCGAAACCGAGATGTAG
- a CDS encoding IRE (iron responsive element) translates to MNQSTAFRRKIIYLVILVATLVPLYLLGQPSDGTADSGGQLATMRQEFGIAESDLGEISPASETMKLASLGLRGVAATLLWEKAHKYRVLHEWDRLKAALNNIALLQPHYDKVWEHQAHNLAYNVSVEFDDYRQRYEMVREGTEFLTRGVRQNRKAPRLIWYTGWFYGQKIGMSDEKRQFRRLFADDTVLHDSLAGQDIAVDSSEALGPFQKPDNWLVGRLWLNKGYDIVDAGVEIRRQTPINFFETGPKWSIKHAEAIEDEGVLDQRAVSAWTKASENWDRFGKRSIPTIARFTVKLGSLADLLNERSELRDKFRKLAGPVYEDMRQDKVDQLPIDVRNVYEKDPDQRTEAGKEAMAGILAAIEPNFQEVAQRLPADKQLPALQVLDEIEDLDQRIQKTEGLRKQINYVYWESLSMAEQEDRTVKARKLIYDAEKANREAEVDLAIKLYLEAFQIWYEIFEDYPVLTIDDSAEDLYASIRRYMIMIDSEELSEDFPLSGFAEMMDQGLGRTSPESYERFRKEQAELAAKRQKELEEEERRREAEAAKEMKSEAAPPAEETPAEETPAEETPAEETPAEESAEEGETTEKADEAPEKEEAPAEETPESENDGEAEESESPAAE, encoded by the coding sequence ATGAATCAGTCGACTGCGTTTCGTCGCAAAATCATTTACCTGGTGATTCTTGTGGCGACCTTGGTCCCGCTTTATCTGCTGGGCCAGCCCTCCGATGGGACCGCCGATTCGGGCGGTCAACTGGCCACGATGCGGCAAGAATTCGGGATCGCCGAAAGCGACCTCGGTGAAATCAGCCCGGCCAGCGAAACGATGAAACTCGCCTCGCTCGGCCTGCGTGGTGTCGCCGCGACGTTGTTGTGGGAAAAAGCTCACAAGTATCGGGTGTTGCACGAATGGGATCGCCTGAAGGCAGCCCTGAACAACATCGCCCTGTTGCAACCGCACTACGACAAGGTCTGGGAACACCAGGCGCACAACTTGGCCTACAACGTTTCGGTCGAATTCGACGACTATCGCCAACGTTATGAAATGGTCCGCGAAGGCACCGAGTTTCTGACCCGCGGGGTTCGGCAAAACCGCAAAGCCCCGCGGTTGATCTGGTACACCGGTTGGTTCTATGGCCAGAAGATCGGCATGTCGGACGAGAAACGTCAGTTCCGACGCCTGTTCGCCGACGACACCGTGCTGCACGATTCGCTGGCCGGGCAAGACATCGCCGTGGACAGCAGCGAAGCGCTGGGGCCTTTCCAGAAACCGGACAACTGGTTGGTCGGACGGTTGTGGCTCAATAAAGGCTACGACATCGTCGACGCCGGCGTCGAAATCCGTCGCCAAACTCCGATCAACTTCTTTGAAACCGGTCCGAAGTGGTCGATCAAACACGCCGAAGCCATCGAAGACGAAGGCGTGCTGGATCAACGCGCCGTCAGCGCCTGGACCAAGGCGTCGGAAAACTGGGATCGATTCGGCAAACGGAGCATCCCGACCATCGCCCGATTCACGGTCAAACTGGGGTCGCTGGCGGATCTGCTGAATGAACGCAGCGAGCTGCGAGACAAGTTCCGCAAACTGGCCGGACCAGTCTATGAGGACATGAGGCAAGACAAGGTCGACCAGCTGCCGATCGACGTGCGCAACGTTTACGAAAAGGACCCCGACCAACGCACCGAGGCCGGAAAGGAAGCGATGGCAGGGATCCTGGCAGCGATCGAACCGAATTTTCAAGAAGTCGCACAGCGTTTGCCCGCCGACAAACAATTGCCCGCCCTGCAGGTCCTGGACGAAATCGAAGATCTCGACCAACGGATCCAGAAGACCGAAGGGTTGCGAAAGCAGATCAACTACGTCTACTGGGAAAGCCTGTCGATGGCCGAGCAGGAAGACCGGACGGTGAAAGCCCGAAAGCTGATCTACGACGCGGAAAAAGCGAACCGAGAAGCCGAAGTCGACTTGGCGATCAAACTGTATCTGGAGGCCTTCCAAATCTGGTACGAGATCTTTGAAGACTACCCGGTGTTGACCATCGATGACTCGGCCGAGGATCTGTACGCGTCGATCCGCCGCTACATGATCATGATCGACTCCGAAGAACTCTCCGAGGATTTCCCCCTCAGCGGGTTCGCCGAGATGATGGATCAGGGGCTGGGGCGAACCAGTCCGGAAAGCTACGAGCGGTTCCGCAAGGAACAAGCGGAACTGGCCGCCAAACGGCAGAAAGAGCTTGAGGAAGAGGAACGCCGCCGAGAGGCCGAAGCCGCCAAGGAGATGAAGTCCGAGGCAGCGCCGCCCGCGGAGGAAACTCCTGCGGAGGAAACTCCTGCGGAGGAAACTCCTGCGGAGGAAACTCCTGCGGAGGAGTCTGCCGAGGAAGGGGAGACGACCGAGAAGGCGGACGAGGCGCCCGAGAAGGAAGAGGCGCCCGCGGAGGAAACGCCCGAGAGCGAGAATGACGGCGAGGCGGAGGAATCCGAATCGCCGGCTGCCGAGTAG
- the rpe gene encoding ribulose-phosphate 3-epimerase gives MSQDKLELIRNAGPSVLPSLLLCDFGDLKTELARLEDAGTRVLHLDVMDGHFVPNLTYGMPIVEGIRRHSDLPMDVHLMISDPLRYAQPMVDAGADLLTFHVEAVEDAGAVAREIRSMGAAVGVALNPDTDLSALDGCLDEVDMVLVMSVDAGFGGQSFNPVALAKLAALKQSHPDLLLEIDGGINLKTIAAARAAGCDLFVVGSAIFKQDDYAAAIAGLDAEIAGGVS, from the coding sequence ATGTCGCAAGACAAGCTTGAGTTAATACGCAACGCCGGACCGAGTGTTTTGCCGAGCCTACTGTTGTGCGATTTCGGCGATTTAAAAACCGAATTGGCGCGACTGGAAGATGCCGGGACGCGGGTGTTGCACCTGGACGTGATGGACGGGCATTTTGTCCCCAATTTGACGTACGGCATGCCGATCGTCGAAGGGATTCGTCGCCACAGCGATCTTCCGATGGACGTCCATCTGATGATCAGCGACCCGCTGCGGTATGCCCAGCCGATGGTCGACGCCGGCGCGGACTTGCTGACGTTTCATGTCGAAGCGGTCGAAGACGCAGGCGCCGTGGCCCGCGAAATCCGCTCGATGGGAGCGGCCGTGGGCGTGGCATTGAACCCCGACACCGATCTGTCGGCGTTGGACGGCTGCCTGGACGAGGTCGACATGGTGTTGGTCATGAGCGTCGACGCGGGGTTCGGCGGACAGTCGTTTAATCCCGTCGCCCTGGCCAAGCTGGCCGCGTTGAAACAATCCCATCCGGATCTGTTGCTGGAAATCGACGGGGGGATCAATCTGAAAACGATCGCGGCGGCCAGGGCGGCCGGTTGCGATTTGTTCGTCGTCGGGTCGGCGATCTTCAAACAAGACGACTACGCCGCGGCGATCGCGGGGTTGGACGCCGAAATCGCGGGAGGGGTCTCATGA
- a CDS encoding SDR family oxidoreductase yields MRVFVTGGTGLLGNTVIRRLIERGDSVLALVRSEPAADVFAGLDVELVHSSLVPPTQDSAGEPAEEPAEESAGASGLDLVDDPVDQAIADCDAVVHAAAMIHLGWHQVEPSMQVNREGTRRIVQSCVRHAKKLAAIGTVNAIALGSPHTIADETTPLEHAGGQIPCAYVQSKRASLEVVRQAISDGLETVILHPGFMLGPWDWKPSSGRMMLEVGSGWKPIAPSGGCSLCDARDVADGVIAALNFDGPNGREFILAGHNWTYEKLWTEMANRMGTRPPIRSAGPGIEYLAGLVGDVWGRVTGREPDFNSAGVRMSSQYHWYSSRRAETELGYRIRDAQETLDAAGEWIRQRFVLPSKAAAS; encoded by the coding sequence ATGCGAGTCTTTGTCACCGGAGGGACCGGATTACTGGGAAACACCGTGATCCGCCGGCTCATCGAGCGCGGCGATTCCGTCCTGGCGCTGGTCCGCAGCGAACCGGCCGCCGACGTCTTTGCGGGGCTGGATGTCGAACTGGTCCACAGCTCGCTGGTGCCGCCGACGCAGGATTCCGCTGGTGAACCCGCCGAAGAACCCGCCGAAGAATCCGCCGGCGCGTCGGGTCTGGATTTGGTGGACGATCCGGTCGATCAAGCCATCGCCGACTGCGACGCGGTCGTGCATGCCGCCGCGATGATTCATTTGGGATGGCACCAGGTCGAACCATCGATGCAGGTCAACCGCGAGGGCACGCGACGGATCGTCCAGTCCTGTGTCCGGCATGCCAAGAAACTCGCGGCCATCGGAACCGTCAACGCCATCGCCCTCGGGTCACCCCACACGATCGCCGACGAAACGACACCCTTGGAACACGCCGGCGGACAAATCCCTTGTGCCTACGTGCAAAGCAAACGCGCTTCGCTGGAGGTGGTCCGTCAAGCGATCTCCGATGGGCTGGAAACCGTGATCCTGCACCCGGGATTCATGCTGGGGCCGTGGGACTGGAAACCCAGCAGCGGCCGGATGATGCTGGAAGTCGGATCGGGTTGGAAACCGATCGCTCCCTCGGGAGGCTGCAGCTTGTGTGACGCCCGCGACGTCGCCGACGGGGTGATCGCGGCGCTGAATTTCGATGGCCCCAACGGACGCGAGTTCATTCTCGCCGGGCACAACTGGACCTACGAAAAACTGTGGACCGAAATGGCCAATCGAATGGGGACACGCCCCCCGATCCGATCGGCCGGACCCGGAATCGAGTATCTGGCCGGGCTGGTCGGCGACGTGTGGGGACGCGTGACCGGCCGGGAACCCGACTTCAACAGCGCCGGCGTGCGAATGAGCAGCCAATACCACTGGTATTCCAGCCGCCGCGCCGAGACGGAGTTGGGGTATCGGATTCGCGACGCCCAGGAGACGCTCGACGCGGCCGGCGAGTGGATTCGTCAGCGATTCGTCTTGCCGAGCAAGGCCGCCGCGAGCTAG